A single Montipora foliosa isolate CH-2021 chromosome 7, ASM3666993v2, whole genome shotgun sequence DNA region contains:
- the LOC138011849 gene encoding putative histone-lysine N-methyltransferase PRDM6 — MATFAAVLERGSQASNSPPAQVQNSATHGSSQRYNLTAEDLFNYLYGYTPIRLVDPIQLQLRRKQAMQMETGAGNKQTFSWCDICNEKHDGECPMHGPLHSLRKLVSAGQSHSPLENGSILKFPDEVCLCTSSIPCVGYGVCARKRIPAGTWIGPYEGKLVRPEDIKAETETEYMWEVFHDGQVSHYLDGKDEANSSWMRFVRCARHKKEQNMVVFQYHGCVYYRTIKEILPGQELLVWYDTRYSQFMGVPVALSDSGSRGVHPPRDLVAQERSRARADKNETPEGAVRRTFTDHAPAQRGRPPLRRTELESSKSDSDHVIVREERRTTSYRGRGYGFKQQTRTLPRFDPADDFTWRCNQCFKAFTNREQLEVHQCNGIGSGKNLTCTQCSQSFAHPIEYRAHMETHVNERPFRCGYCASAFASAALLNQHVRVHMTEGGLGTLKPSPKHERMSQEFQF; from the exons ATGGCAACTTTCGCTGCTGTGTTAGAACGAGGAAGCCAAGCTAGCAATTCTCCCCCGGCTCAAGTGCAAAACTCTGCGACTCACGGGTCTTCGCAAAGATATAACCTCACCGCCGAAGATCTGTTCAACTATCTGTATGGCTACACACCTATTCGACTCGTGGATCCCATTCAGTTACAACTTcgtcgtaaacaagcgatgcagATGGAAACTGGCGCCGGCAACAAGCAAACATTCTCTT ggTGCGATATTTGCAATGAGAAACACGATGGTGAATGTCCAATGCACGGGCCATTGCACTCACTGAGAAAGCTGGTCAGCGCTGGGCAATCCCACAGTCCCTTGGAAAACGGCTCCATTCTGAAATTCCCGGATGAAGTCTGCTTGTGCACATCCAGCATACCTTGCGTTGGATATGGCGTGTGCGCCCGAAAACGTATTCCCGCGGGAACCTGGATCGGGCCGTACGAAGGGAAACTGGTACGACCGGAGGATATCAAAGCTGAAACCGAGACAGAGTATATGTGGGAG GTCTTCCACGACGGACAGGTTAGCCATTACCTCGACGGGAAAGACGAAGCTAACTCCAGTTGGATGCGCTTTGTTCGCTGCGCTCGacacaaaaaagaacaaaacatgGTGGTCTTCCAATATCACGGTTGTGTATACTATAGAACCATCAAGGAGATCCTCCCTGGCCAAGAACTTCTTGTGTGGTACGATACTAGGTATTCTCAATTCATGGGGGTACCAGTGGCACTTAGCGACTCAGGGAGTAGAG GTGTTCATCCACCACGCGATCTCGTTGCTCAAGAACGGTCACGAGCTAGAGCCGACAAAAATGAGACCCCTGAAGGAGCAGTTAGAAGGACCTTTACAGACCACGCACCGGCTCAAAGAGGGCGTCCCCCTTTGCGGAGGACTGAACTTGAGTCAAGCAAGTCCGACAGCGACCATGTGATTGTGAGGGAAGAACGAAGGACAACCTCTTATCGAGGACGAGGCTACGGCTTCAAACAGCAAACACGTACACTGCCGCGTTTTGACCCGGCGGACGATTTTACCTGGAGATGCAATCAGTGTTTTAAGGCGTTTACAAACAGAGAACAGCTCGAAGTACACCAATGTAACGGGATCGGCAGCGGTAAAAACTTGACGTGCACGCAATGTAGCCAGTCTTTTGCCCATCCAATCGAGTACCGCGCTCACATGGAAACACACGTTAATGAAAGGCCTTTCAGATGTGGCTACTGCGCAAGCGCATTTGCCAGTGCAGCTTTGTTGAACCAGCACGTTCGTGTTCATATGACAGAGGGAGGTCTGGGAACGTTGAAACCTTCACCGAAACACGAGAGAATGAGCCAAGAATTTCAGTTTTGA